The Ammoniphilus oxalaticus genome contains a region encoding:
- a CDS encoding Na(+)/H(+) antiporter subunit F1 produces MVNTILILSYCFLILSILGTLYRLVKGPSAPDRVQALDALGINIISGIAIFSVSSRNTGFFEVILLIGILSFIGTIAFSRYIERGVVIERGQPK; encoded by the coding sequence ATGGTAAACACAATTTTAATTCTGTCTTATTGCTTTTTGATTTTATCAATTTTAGGAACACTTTATCGCTTGGTGAAAGGACCATCCGCCCCAGATCGCGTGCAAGCGTTAGATGCGTTAGGAATCAATATTATTTCGGGAATTGCTATTTTTTCGGTTTCGTCGCGAAATACGGGTTTTTTTGAAGTCATTTTACTGATCGGTATTTTATCTTTTATTGGCACGATCGCATTTTCAAGATATATTGAGAGGGGTGTCGTCATTGAGCGCGGGCAGCCAAAGTGA
- a CDS encoding Na+/H+ antiporter subunit E, whose product MSMQVLVNLCIGVLWMFFQDSWNGLTFLSGYLFGLLVLFMLRNFLPSKFYPITMFAVLKLLLVFISELFSSGILVIRQVIRPKINITPGIFTLETELEGDLEVTLLAMLITLTPGSVVMEITPDNKLFYIHAMDIPESSDAVFRSQVRFEAAIKKVTR is encoded by the coding sequence TTGTCGATGCAAGTATTAGTGAACTTATGTATCGGTGTTTTATGGATGTTTTTTCAAGATAGTTGGAATGGATTAACTTTTTTATCTGGCTATTTATTCGGTCTGCTCGTTCTTTTTATGTTACGCAATTTTCTTCCTTCTAAATTTTATCCGATTACGATGTTTGCCGTGTTAAAGTTACTGCTCGTTTTTATTAGTGAGTTGTTTTCATCGGGCATCCTGGTGATTCGCCAGGTGATCCGACCGAAAATAAATATCACGCCGGGGATTTTTACATTGGAGACCGAGCTAGAAGGAGACTTGGAAGTGACGTTGCTCGCGATGTTGATTACACTCACACCCGGATCGGTCGTAATGGAAATTACGCCCGACAATAAACTGTTTTACATCCATGCGATGGACATTCCTGAATCAAGTGACGCCGTGTTTCGATCACAAGTCCGGTTTGAAGCGGCTATAAAGAAGGTGACGCGTTAA